The DNA window ATTGATAGTTTAGATTTTTTATAGTATTTGGTATAAAAACTGCATTATTACAGTTATTAGCAGTAGTCCCAGacattccattttctccttcctacaAGCATCTTAGCTGATATTCAGAACATGACAATGAATATTATACATTTATAGTATCTTATTCTAAGAATCTTCCCTTTAATATCATGTGATAGGATCTGATAGATTGTATTGCCAGGTAcagaatacaattttaaattatgtctttttatagctatataaaaaatgttcttgtaaattgtatttttattatatattaaatccTTATGTggtatcatatatgtgtatattacatAATTATAGAGATCCTCTAGAAATGagttgtatttaaattttttcaggcattcccttttgttttagaatattttttagaaacttcTGATGTCACAAACAAAGCAACCAAAGAATAACTAGTGGCTCTTTCTGCTTTAAATCCATTAGATAAATGTTTCATCCTTTTATAGTTACTTTAGTTTTTTGATTATATGACGTGAATGACTTAGCCTTACACTTTCCTCCCTATATTTGGCTTTATAGAATCCTGAGCTCAGAAAACATATCTCCTGGTTCTCTGCAGTCTCTCTGGCACACACAAGATGTGACCCAGAGCATCCGCCACTGAAAGGACCCTTCACTGGGGCAGTCGAACCGAACAGTGATCATCTTAGACTTGTTGGGGACGCAGCATCTCTTGTCCAGGCATATTCCACAAAAGGTCGGTCTGTAACTCCGAGTACTTGAGCATCCAGAAAAAACGAATTTCTCAGCTTTGGAGAGTTGGAAAGTGGGTTGACATGTTTTTCCTCTGGGGATCTGAAAAGATAAATGAAGTAAAAAGGTCATTCTTTAAATTTGACTACAGTAACAAGGATTTTATAGCAGGTACTAGCCGTTATTTCTTGGGCATTACGAGTAGTTGTTCGTGCCATCTAGGACCCTCTTCTGTGACATACCCTCGCCCCTTCATGCTTTCAGATGCCCTGGTGCTTCTCGTTCTTTTATTCAGTTGTACAATAAATGAAAACTTACttgttttgttacatttaaagAGCTGTGTCTTATTAAATGTCACTTACCTAAGGCTTAGCAAATTCCCTAAAACATATCACTCAGTTTGGGtgggtgaataaatgaatgaatatcttttgttaattttaaagacttatttatttctagtttacacttatgggtgtcttgcctgcatgtatgtctgtgcaccacttgtgtacctggtgcctacagagaccagaaggtatcagatcccctggaactagagttacagatggttgtgagcctgcTTGTGTGTGCTAAAAATCCAAtatgggtcctctgaaagaacagtccatgttaactgctgagccatctctccagcccccatgaatAGGCAGCTTATTCCCTTTAAAGCTGAGTTATCAACTTGATAATACAATAGGGACTACCTTGAGTATAATACAGtttatatcatttctaaaaaTTAGTCTTTTCTATGTGTGCTTAAgtgcatacacaaaaataaatttaaaaaatcaatccaTTAAGACAATTCTCTTGCAGCaccaggcatggtgtcacacccctttaattccagcactctggaggcagaggcaggtggatctctgagtttgaggccaacctgggctacatagtcagttctaggacagtatagagagaccctgtctccaaaaaaataaataaaaagataattctcTTGCTTCAGTCAAGAAGTAGTACCAGCTCTACTACTTTATGCTAGTTGTAGGACAGCATGGCCTTCAGCAAGTTTCTTCTAACATGCACAGAGCATTTTGGTGTGGTCCTCCAAGGCAACAGTCATATGTAACTGTAAACAGAACTGCTTTCATGCTATGGTATAATAACTGGAATTTTATGCTTAATACTTTGGTCATACTTCTATAATTAGGATGAACAAgaaaatagagaaaccctgcccccaaaaaccaaacaaacagaatatgGGTCTTGAGCAGCCCAGTGTCTTGTAACCCTCCACGCATACCATTCCTTCAGAGTAGGTATCTCTTGGattctatgtagcccagtctgtcccagaattcactctgtaggccaggctggcttcaattcagagatccgcctgcctctgctgggattaaaggctcgtaccaccaccacccaacaagcCCCACTTCACTAAACTGAAAGAACACCTATAATCCCACTACTATATACAATTTTCCCTGTAGAGTTGAGCTAGGTCAACACCTGTTGTCCTCTGAGACAATTTGACTTAAGAGTCAGTCACAGTGAGGTGGTTTTGTTTGATGAGATTCAAACACTCTCCCTCCCTCGAGAATACATACACCTTAATTACTTTTCAGGTACTTAACACAAGCACAATTCACTTAAGTCTGGTTACACTGTACCTTCACTGTCTTGGCTATATTACTGTTGCAGGGCTGAATATAGCAtagcctcttctctcttctcatttcacagttgctgttttcattggttaCCCTGTTAGAAATTCCCATTCCACACGTTCTGGAGCAGGGAGTCCACTTCGTTGCTTGCACAAGGCACTTTTTTTTCCAAGTAAGCGGGAGGTTCCTGTAAGCTAACATAAATGGGAgactgcatatgtgtgcacatatgtacttATCCtggacttcattttttttttttttttttttttttttttttggtttttcgagacagggtttctctgtggctttggagcctgtcctggaactagctcttgtagaccaggctggtctcgaacctgGACTTCATTTTTAAACCTAAAGTCGGTAGGTATCTAAAAGTTCTAAGGCTTTTTGCATGAAAGGATAAACACTTATATTCTAAGTCATCCTTCCCTTCCTGGTACCTACATTTCCTCTCTCCGTCAAGTGTGGCTGTGTAGTTTCTAGGGAATAGATTCATCTGACATCATTCTGCCCACCCATCCTCAAGGATTAGACTGCTTCCGATCGGTATCTGTCTTTTGTTTGCTCTTGCCTGATATTTCCAACAGATACCGAGGTGAACGTTGGTAGGATTAGGGAATTCAGGATAGTAAGCAGAATAGTGTGGGTTTTCTTTCCTTGAGACCTGGTTTTGCTGTGCCGCTCAGACTACCTGCTAACTCGCTCGCAGTCCTGCCTTCCAACCCTTAGGAAAACAGGCACTATGCCTGTATCACCATGGCTGGTGTAGTATTATGATCTTAGTATTTAAATTCCATGATATGTTCaagatctaaaataaaatatttaagaatgagACAATAAAATCAGTTCTCTTCCACTTTAAAATCTACTCTTAGAAAATTGTAGTCAAGGTGAGATGCACAGGCCTTGGTGTGCCAATTCTGTCGCCAATTCTGTCCTTTCCCCGTTATGCGGAGCTCAAATCCAGGTCGCCAGGCTTGCACCGCAAGTCTCACCTGTCCATCATGGAAATTTATAACAATACTGCACTCTGAAGCCTGTGCTGCCTGATGAAAGTGGCTTCCCGATGCTGCCCTCGGTGTAACAGTGAGCAATGGAAGTGGAAACAAAGACACCGGGAGGCAGACAACAGTCAAAGCCCTCACTGCAGGAAGCAGATTAGCCTGACACATCTGCAGTAGGTAAAGGTATCCTCGATTACTGCATTGCTGATAACCCTGCTTACAGATAAACCAGGGCCTGCAGTTCAGGAATTAGTTCAACATtcattaaaaaccaaagaaattatgagattaataaaacaaaagcttaGTGTTTATGAGCACTGAGAAAAACGTGAGGGAGGGATGATGCCATTGCTTGCTTTGTACTGGCCTGGCAAACGCTAGATTCCAACAATAGACCTTATTAGTTATTATCACACATACGATTCCAGCAATAGACCGTACTAGTTATTACCACACATACATGTTTAAGGCATAAGCTCCCACTGACATTCACTGTAAAAGCCAAATTCCCATGCAGTCAGAAACACGTTCTCACGAGTAAGCAAAGGAGAGTCATGGCGGACCTAGCATACAGAGTTTGAAACAGAGTTAGGAGACTGTCTCACTTCTTTGTAGCTCACCATTTGGGAGTTTGTGGGAACATGAGTAATGCCATGCTGTTAGCTGAGTAACCATGTGAACAACCTGGAAATTGTCTAACTAACTCACACAACCAGAATCCTGGAGTAAGTTTTTTGTTCATTGCATCTTTAAATATCTAAAACTCCGAATAATTTTTACTAACAGCATAATGAAGGTGGGCCTAGAGGAACTCCTGTCTGGAAAATTCTCCAGCGTATGAGTAGGACATCATTTATGCCTGCAGCCCTCGTGCTCAGGATAAGTACTCAGGAGTCTCGCTTTGCAGCCTGACTACCGTGGCCTGCTTTAAAGTGAAGAAGACTGGAGCCCTTGTcagttttgaaaataatgttttgaacCTCAAAATGTGTTAgtcctcagaaaagaaaaaaaccttttaaaatcaACTTTTCATTTCTGCTAGTACCGTATAAAAAGCTTGGAAAATGCCGGAACTGAATGGTCAAACTTCTTGCCCATAATTACAAATGAAAGGTTTTTAGGATACATGTAAACAGTATTTGTTTAGTATTCCTAAGGTGTTGGGGATAAACAGAGTAAGATTTTAGAAATTCCCTAATCTGGGAGGTTTTAAAAATCAGacccttttattttcaaaaccaaAATGTAAAGTTTTCTTTTCAGACACTTGGAATATACCTACCTGCCTAAAGCAAACACTACATGGGTACACTGTAAATCTCTAACCATCAGCCAGTGAGTTCTTACTGCATAAAAGGAATCAGAAAGTCATCCATGGGGGCATCCCTGCTAAGGTCACCTGGCCCTGCTCTGTAGTCTGCAGGGCGCCCCGTGACTGTGGCCCTGGGCTACGGTTTTAAGGCTCACCTGGCCCTGCTCTGTAGTCTGTGGAGCGCCCCGTGACTGGCCTACAGTTTTGAGGCTCACCTGGCCCTACTCTGTAGCCTGCAGGGCGCCCTATGACTGTGGCCCTGGGCTACGGTTTTGAGGCTCACCTGGCACTGCTCTGTAGCCTGCAGAGTGCCCTTGTTGCGATGGTCCCAGGCCACAGTTGGTTGTACCAGCTCTCCTTACACCTTCAGCTGCAGAACAGTTGCTGCCAGACAGCCTGGGAATGAACAGGGGCGTGCAGCCAATTGCACCACCCACACAGAGGCAACTGAACAGTGGGTGGGGCTGAAATACTTGGCCATTCTGATAATGGACCCTGTTGAACTCACATCCAACAGCCACAAGatctggaaaacaacaacaacaacagcagcagcagaacataaataaatcaaaCTATATGGCTTGGCTGGAGAGACCTACTCCAGTTGTAACTGTCTCTTATGAATGTGGTTCTTAATTCTGTAAGCCTCTTTGGAATCTCCTTCACAGAGCATCTATAGAAAGGTTAAAATGGggtgtttgtatttttgtgtagGCTAAAATCCCCAAATGGTCActtccaaaaaaaaccccaaaagttgGAGTAAAGGCAGCTGTTCAAAGTTCTAAGCTTGGCAGTGAGACAGTTATAAATAAACGGTTGATGCCTGGTGAGACAGTTCCCCTGGATGCATAGATACAGGCCAGAATGTGTCCACAGGCGGGGCTGGAGAGCCACTTAACTAACTGTAGTCCTGTGAGGTAACCGGAAGTCGGATCCCTTTCAggatcagccttttccaaacgtGCCCTACCAGCCCCTTAGGAACAACTGGAGTGCTTTCAAAGAATCCGTGGAAACTCTTCATGACACTGGGGTGTGTGACATCAGTGGACAATCAGCAGTGGCTGGAACAGATGCCTTGGCATGACTTGGGCCGTACAGGAAGTGGCTGTGCTCTGGCTTTTTGtcacttagaaaaataaagttagcTTCACAGTGTTCTTGGTAGCACAGTAAAATATGCTAACTTTATTAAACcctccccatttctgtttaattACATTCTTATGACAAAGTAAATACATCATATTCAGTGTGCCAAGTATAATAGTATTAGGAGACAAAGGGGTCAAGTTTTCAGTTGGAACTTTCCTTAAACAGTTGTTGGGTAaactgtgggtgctgagacttggGTCTTGTGGAGGTGTCTTCTTGAAACTGGGCAGAAGTCACTAATTGTCACTGCTAAGAAAAAAAGTGTTTGTTGCCAGTGACGTAAGTCACACTTCCTAGTAAAAGAATTCTGGAAAACTGCTATCCACCACTGACATCTTTCTAGCCACCAACTGTGCCAACTTTCCGCTGAGAGCGATTGCTTAAAGggcatatatttattatttacacagTCTTGGCATTTTCCAAATACCCAGAGCAGAGAATAACAAAACCGCGCACAGGTCAAAAACCAAGTCCGAGCGGATTCTGTATTTGCTTTAGGTTTTTAAGATAAGGTTTCTTTCCCCTTGGGCTCCATTCCCATCACCTACATAGCCACTCATGACCATCACTAACTCCAGACtcaagggacccaacaccctcttctgacctccgagaGGAGCCAGCTgcacatgtggtgtacagacacgTATGAAAGCTGAGCAACCAAAcacatcaaaatgaaaaatgttaaaggcgggggggggggtcttcccaagtgtcccagactggcctcaaactcccaatcctcctgcctcagcctcctcagtgctagaaGTATGTGTGAGCCAGCCCAGTGGGTTTGAGGTATTTTATTAGAATTAAAAGtttgttgggggctggagagatggctcagaggttaagagcactggatgctcttccagaagtcctgagttcaattcccagcaaccacatggtggctcacaatcatctaaaatgagatctgttgccctcttctggcatgcaagaaTACATGATGCAAGCAGAATGTttcatacataataaagaaaaaaaaaggtttttgggtctgagcagtggtggcacacgcctttaatcctaacacttgggagcagaggcaggtgggtctctgtgagttcaaggccagcctggtctacagagtgagttccaggacagtcagtgctgtcacacagagaaatcctgtcttgaaaaattaaaaaaacaaaacaaaaacaaaaaaatgtttgttgGTTTGGTCTCAGATACCATGATGCAGCTAATTTCTAAGGAGCTACCTGCCACACGTGAGTCTATCAGAAGCATGCGTAAGTGTGTCTGAAGAGCATGTTACTGTAGTCCTCCCGCTTCttattgtgtgcctgtgtgaagcCAAGTTTTCCTCAGATGTCAACCAGAAAAGCAAACCTTTGCTTGGCAAAGAGGCAGATGTGAGGGTCTACTCATCTTTTGAGCTAGACATTTGGAACGTTTACAAAAATGTAAGACAGCATTCTCTTCACTAAAATATTATTTGCTGTCAGTCATtgtttataagaaaatatattattattattagcttgTATTCGATGTGTTTCatttaaacaaactttaaaattacaaattcaTTAAATGTCAACTGACAAAAGCCCACATTAGCAGAAGCTCTAGTCCTCAGGATTGCTAGTTCTGTGGGGGAGATGCCCGGACCTTAAAAcaagtgtgacagtcagtcagtGTTCTACGTCAGAAGTCAACAAATGTTCCATGAAAGACTGAATGGCTTAGTCATCCCAGCCCACGTGGTCTCTACACTGGTTTGCTCTGTGTAGCAGACATAGATTGCCAATGACAGCCCAAGCTGTGGTCTAGGTTAGCTCTGGGCAATAGTTGAGGTCCTAGTTCTAAATTGCCTCCCTCATCTGCCGTTAAAGATCTTGTGTTGTATGTGAAGCCGCTTGTGGGAAGATACATCACAGCTGGCCAGAGGGAAGGTAACACAGAAAGTCCACATCCTCATCATGTTTTACATCcctgtgatttgtttgtttttacatcctgacccaagtttcccctcccctcctcccagggctctgccccctcccccatccactcctccttctgaagagaaacatccatgcattttaaaagacgattattttctcctttcatgaAAGGCTGGATTCAGATTAATTTCAGACAGGATTAACAAAAGCTGTCATTTTTAGGTCAGACCCTAGTTACGTGACGTTTGCTCTATGTGATCAGGAAAAGCGGCTACCTGagccagacttggtggcacatgcatttcaTCCCGGCattcaaggcagaggcagttggatctctgtgagttctgggccagctagAGCTGTGtagagagatactgtctcaaaagtaaaacaaaacaaaaaacaacaaaacccagctaCCTGAGAACTGCGAGATAACAATGAGGCTTTCAAACACGTGTCTCTGAATTCCAAACGTTACCCGGTACACTCGAACCAGCCCACCGGTGCACGGAAACGGCATCTGTCACGTATTTAGCTACACTAAATTCACACTCTGAATTACGGGGGGCAGGAAGATGTCTCAATGCAGCCTTTCCCAGTGGGTCCAGAagacacttacatgcacacactcctGTCTCGTACCTAGGCGTGTCCGCCGAGTAGTCGCAGTACAGCCCTTTGTGAGGGTCGCAGAGGTCGGCTTCATTACACACGTCTCCTTGTTGCTTGGCGCAGACTTTGCAACATCCGCAGCCATCCCTCACCAAGCTCACCCCAGGAGGACAGCTGGGCTTCTGAGGAGGACATTGGCAGGGCCAGTGACAGACCTGTTTCGGGTGCGATGTTTCTACAGGCCCTCCTTCAGGGGTCGTGTCTGATGGCACAGTGCCCTGCGCCCTGCAGCAGAGCTTCATTTGGTGATAAAGGTGATGTTAGAAAAGGTTCCTGAGACTCACAGGTCTGTAGGAGATGCATGCCAAACAGGTGGTGAGGGATAGTATCGGTATTGGGCATGCGCACTCCCTGACTCCTCACtgggtttctgtctctgccctccacgCTGCTCCTCCGTCTCCTGAACTGCTTTGATTTTATCCCCCTGAGCTCTGCACTGGAACCTCCTCGGGTAGGATCGCTCTCTCCCTCACTTCGTCTCTTCTCCCAACCAGCTCACTCTTCTGAAGGCACCAAACGTGCCTGTTTTACTGCTCCACTTAGATGGTAAACGGCCAGCGCCAACTTGCCCTCCTCCTCCACGCATCTTTTCCATCCATACAAATGTCCATTGTATTTTTCAAAATCACCTTCCGCACTGGATCAGGCTGGACTCACATGCTAGCATCCAATTTCATTGATAAACCTCGTTGATGGCACCTTTCAAATCTATCGCCGCCACTACCCACTGGCCTCCATGTCTTCTCTACGACCACTGTGATCCACTATAGTTTTCACGTGGGTAATGAGAAGAACCTTCTATACAGTCACGGTTATTCAGCATCCACCCATGTTCACAGGAGTGACTTCCCCCGACCATTCCAGATCTCCCGGCCTGTTAGGCTATGCGGGACTGTACCTTAGGACATCAGCTGTCGCCTTGATGCGCTGCACTCCTACATACTATCACCTGGCAGTCTCAGTCCCACCCCGTCTTCAGTTTTCTCCCCATGCTGTGTGCCACTGACCTGTAGGCCTACACAGATGACTGCCCAATGGGCATGGATGCCCAGATGTCCTTTCTAAAAAACGGGGTTCAAAACTCGTCTTCCACCCAGACTATTTGGAGTCATCCAGGCCAAGCTCCGCTCCCTCACACCACAGCCATGCCATGGCCGATCCTGCTTACTCTACCGTCCTCATGTTCCTAGTCTATCCTTTCTTATCTCATAGATACTAAATGCCACACTCTCTGACTGCATTACTCCGTAAAGTCTCCCAGTGGTCCCCACTGTCTGCAGCTTACCGTGCAAACTTCTGAGCATGGGACCTTCAAACCATTGGTTtgcttggatttttgtttgtttgtttttgattttgttagcAGACTTacctcacaaaaaagaaaattataatagaTTGTAATGCCAAAGTACAAAAAAATGTTGAGAATATAAGgaattttacacatttttttcaaaagccaaatCTTGAGACCATGGAATGCTGCACGTGAGAGAATGTTGTAAAACAGATCTGCCATCTTAAGTAAGAAAAACCCAAGGTAGAGAGTCACAGACAGGCACTCGATGCTGAGCTCTGGACACCATACTGACACACAGATGAGACTTGCACCACGTTGCACACATGTttaccacatgtacacacacaaacctgGCCATGATTGTCCAGAAATGGTCTGTGTAGGGTGAGTTTGCTGACCTGGTCCACAAATCTACACATTTGTGGATTCTCAGGTGAGCGGACAGCTAGGAGGTGACATCTCACTGAAGGGAGTAATTGGGGTGGGGTGTGTCGttactcctgcctctgtctctggtttttctctctgcttgtgACATAAGCTGCCTCCTCTGTCACATGCTTCTGCTGCCATGTTGTGTCTCATCAGAGACTGAAATGAGCCAGCCAacaaccatggactgaaacctctagAACTGAGAGCCAAAGCAAGCCTTCCCTTCCTATGGGTGTTTTTCTTAGGTATTTTATCCCTTTgaccaaaaggggaaaaaaatcactaagacaaaaaaaaaggcagaaaaggatATTTTCTGCTCTAAGCAAATCTTTTTATGTTTGcgcttgttttctattttgtacaTATCTCTCTGGGCTGGAATATTTACTGGGTAAGAACACGTCCTAGCTCTCTGTTGACAATAACCACCTGCTCCTCTCAGAATGCAGAACAGGAGCAAGCTGGTTCCACAGCTGCTGAAGCAAAGCATTCCAACTGTAAGAAGGAGAAGAGCCACACCCTGCACATCCTTCTTGGGATCCCTTTGAAACCTTACATTCTTAAACAGTGTAACAACTTCCCTTCTCATCTAAAACACCTCTGCTGCCCAGGCCAGAACCGGTTCCTAACTCCACATCCGGGCAAGTTGTCCAAGTGACCAGAAGTGGTCAGAGCTCTGTCCTCTGTGCCAGCAATGACCTTTGccatgtaaataaatgaataaactagTCACCCtgatttaattttctcattagaaaacactAAGGCAATGAATTGCTCATATTAAATTAAACTGCCTTTGATTGGCTCTCCAAAATATTTCGAGCTTCCATGGACAGAATCACTCCCAAAAAGTCAGAGAcctgaagcttgagaaaagacaaagtaataggacattaaaaaaaaaaaaaaactaaatgttcCTTCCTAAGTGCTCCTTTCAAACAAGGACAGgcttcaatgaaaaaaaaaatgccccaaacCGTTTTTCCAGTGACTCTTTGCATACTGCAAGCTCTGGAAAGATGAGCTGGTGCCTGTAACCCGCCTGAAGGAACCATGTTTACGGCTCTGGCCACCAGCACTGCCCACCGAGAGCTGGGACTGGACTCTGTAAACAGATATATAAGGTAATGTCTGTGGGCTATTCACACATCACAAGCAAACTAGAGGGCACACCTCAAAAGGAGAAATGTCAAGCATCTCACAAAGCTCCTGAACTGTAAaacagaactttctggaaaggaAAATGGCTCCCCATTTCTCACGAAATAATTACCTGcatccttccccatctctgtcttGCCGTTTTCCTTTGGGCCTGAAGGAGTACAGCTGAAGCCGGGGTGTAAAACAAAGACCTACCTGTGCCAGGCCAGGAATGAGCAGAGTGCAGAAGAGACGCCTGTGCATGTTGCCGGGACGTGGCCGGGACGTGGGAGGATGGAGAGTCGGAGGAGCGCTGGCCCGTCCTCGCATAGGGCACAAAGCTCCCCTGTGTCCTCCGCAGGGAACCACGTCTCCACCTCCCGGGCCAGGCTTCACTTTCCGTCTGAGGATCCATCCATTCCAGTGCCCTGCTTACTTCATGTGACTTCTAGAAGCACCTTTGGACTGAGCAGCTTGTGCCTCCAGAGGCCAACACTTTCCTGCAGGGACTACGCAAGATCAAGTGGAGGATTCTCTCTGGGGAAGGGCTGGCGCTCTGTTTTTGAGGTCTAAGCCTGTCTTCCAGGAGGTGGGTGGCATTAGCCGCCTTAGACACGGTCCCCTCCCTGCCCTTGGTCTCTGTCTTTGATTTGAGCGCTGGTCTGGTCCCTTCCCCTTAGGTGCCACCCGAGTTTCATGTTTTACCAACAGCGGATTCTAGCAGCCTTTCCTGAGCTGGTAGGCAGCCACCAGTTCACTGTCTCtgagctgcccccaccccatccctgtcCTCTATGCCGATACATATCTTACCCCTGGAGGACAGTAACCAGTAAACCTAGGTCATGTGGATGGATTCTCCCAGGGCATTGCCTAAGCCAGGCCCCTTTCTGGGGTCACAGTTCCATGGAAGGTTACAGAAAAGTTAACCCCAGATCTTTGCCAGCCTAGGACCAAACATTGACAGCCATAGAGAATAGTaggattttaaaaacataggGAACACTACAAATTACACGTTAATTTGAACAATTGTATGTTTCTACGTATCA is part of the Arvicola amphibius chromosome 8, mArvAmp1.2, whole genome shotgun sequence genome and encodes:
- the Ccn6 gene encoding cellular communication network factor 6, encoding MHRRLFCTLLIPGLAQLCCRAQGTVPSDTTPEGGPVETSHPKQVCHWPCQCPPQKPSCPPGVSLVRDGCGCCKVCAKQQGDVCNEADLCDPHKGLYCDYSADTPRYETGVCAYLVAVGCEFNRVHYQNGQVFQPHPLFSCLCVGGAIGCTPLFIPRLSGSNCSAAEGVRRAGTTNCGLGPSQQGHSAGYRAVPAYRNLPLTWKKKCLVQATKWTPCSRTCGMGISNRVTNENSNCEMRREKRLCYIQPCNSNIAKTVKIPRGKTCQPTFQLSKAEKFVFSGCSSTRSYRPTFCGICLDKRCCVPNKSKMITVRFDCPSEGSFQWRMLWVTSCVCQRDCREPGDMFSELRIL